A window of the bacterium HR17 genome harbors these coding sequences:
- the speE_1 gene encoding Polyamine aminopropyltransferase — MSDEFFTEEQTEGVHLRLRVRQWLLRRRTAYQDLVIAETTELGRLLALDGKVMLTEADEAFYHEMLVHPALISLDEPRTVAVIGGGDGGTVREVLRHPSVREVFWVEIDAEVMAACRQWLPSVHRGVFDDPRVRIVVAPGEEWLPRFSATFDAIIVDGTDPIGPALPLFEPPFFRTCQRSLTSHGILALQCGTPFYFRDEVRRVWDNLRQVFAEVRLYLGFVPTYPSGLWTYAMAGARLPALDATELSRRCQERQLSGCRYYAPHIHLASFALPPFVQELLA; from the coding sequence GTGAGCGACGAGTTCTTCACGGAAGAGCAAACCGAAGGCGTCCACTTGCGTCTGCGGGTGCGGCAATGGCTGCTGCGGCGGCGCACCGCCTATCAGGACCTCGTCATCGCTGAAACGACCGAGCTGGGGCGGCTGCTGGCGCTGGACGGCAAGGTCATGCTGACGGAAGCCGACGAGGCGTTTTACCACGAAATGCTCGTCCATCCAGCCCTCATCAGTCTGGACGAACCCCGCACGGTTGCTGTCATCGGTGGCGGCGACGGGGGAACGGTGCGGGAAGTGCTGCGCCACCCCAGCGTCCGAGAAGTTTTTTGGGTGGAGATTGACGCGGAAGTGATGGCGGCATGCCGTCAATGGCTGCCGTCGGTGCACCGAGGCGTTTTTGACGACCCAAGGGTTCGCATTGTCGTCGCGCCCGGCGAAGAATGGTTACCGCGGTTCTCGGCGACTTTTGACGCGATTATCGTGGACGGCACCGACCCGATCGGTCCAGCGCTGCCCCTTTTTGAGCCGCCTTTTTTCCGCACCTGTCAACGGTCGCTCACCTCGCATGGCATTCTGGCGTTGCAATGCGGCACGCCTTTCTACTTCCGCGACGAGGTGCGCCGGGTATGGGACAACCTGCGCCAAGTGTTCGCGGAAGTTCGCCTCTACCTCGGTTTCGTGCCGACTTACCCCTCAGGGTTGTGGACATACGCGATGGCGGGTGCCCGACTGCCTGCGTTGGATGCGACCGAGTTGAGCCGTCGCTGTCAGGAAAGGCAATTGTCCGGATGCCGTTACTATGCCCCCCACATTCACCTCGCCAGTTTCGCCCTTCCCCCATTTGTGCAGGAATTGCTCGCATAG
- the cimA gene encoding (R)-citramalate synthase has product MPRPERVFLYDTTLRDGAQAEGVNFSLEDKMKIARKLDEFGVHYIEAGWPGSNPKDEEFFRWARDAEWQQAKLVAFSMTRRKGILAEDDTNIRTLLECGTPVVAIVGKSWDLHVTEALNASLDENLRMIEDTVRLAKRVGKEVVYDAEHFFDGYKHNPTYAVETILAAQEAGADWIVFCDTNGGSLPHEVERVLAEVAPRLRVPFGIHTHNDSDAAVANALVAVLQGATQVQGTINGIGERAGNCNLISVIANLELKLGVHCVGRERLQRLAELSYFVSEVANLVPNDKQPFVGKSVFAHKGGMHSDAVMKRPETYEHIPPDWVGNKRRILVSELAGRAAVVAKAAEFGIHLDKRSPEVTHIINEIKRKERTGYEYEGADASLELLIRKHLGLRRKFFELVNFTVLVTHRNGDITAEAKVKVRVGDEELVTAAEGNGPVHALDLALRKALESVYPELKSVRLTDYKVRVVNSDAATGARVRVLIESRDETGAWTTIGVSPNIIEASLIALLDSLEYGLLRKLGAPVLSMPAATPASQ; this is encoded by the coding sequence TTGCCACGCCCAGAACGCGTTTTCCTTTACGACACGACATTGCGTGACGGGGCTCAAGCCGAAGGCGTTAATTTCTCGCTGGAGGACAAGATGAAAATCGCCCGCAAACTGGACGAGTTTGGCGTTCACTACATTGAGGCAGGTTGGCCGGGAAGCAACCCCAAAGACGAAGAGTTTTTCCGCTGGGCGCGGGACGCAGAATGGCAGCAGGCGAAATTGGTCGCTTTTTCCATGACCCGGCGCAAAGGCATTTTGGCGGAGGACGACACCAACATCCGCACGCTATTGGAATGCGGCACGCCGGTCGTCGCCATTGTCGGCAAAAGTTGGGATTTGCATGTCACCGAAGCGTTGAACGCCTCGCTGGACGAAAACCTGCGCATGATTGAAGACACTGTTCGGCTCGCCAAACGCGTCGGCAAAGAGGTCGTTTACGACGCCGAACATTTTTTTGACGGCTACAAGCACAACCCCACTTATGCGGTGGAGACCATTTTGGCGGCGCAAGAGGCAGGGGCGGATTGGATCGTCTTTTGCGACACCAACGGGGGGAGCCTGCCCCACGAGGTGGAACGCGTCCTCGCCGAGGTCGCACCCCGATTGCGGGTGCCGTTCGGCATCCACACGCACAACGACAGCGACGCGGCTGTCGCTAACGCCCTTGTGGCAGTTTTGCAAGGCGCGACGCAGGTGCAAGGCACCATCAACGGCATCGGCGAGCGGGCTGGCAATTGCAATTTGATCTCGGTCATTGCTAACTTGGAACTGAAGTTGGGCGTCCATTGCGTCGGACGGGAGCGATTGCAACGGTTGGCGGAACTCAGTTACTTCGTCAGCGAGGTCGCTAACCTTGTCCCCAACGACAAACAACCCTTCGTCGGCAAGAGCGTGTTCGCCCACAAAGGCGGCATGCACAGCGACGCCGTGATGAAGCGACCGGAAACTTACGAACACATTCCGCCCGATTGGGTCGGCAATAAACGGCGCATTTTGGTCTCCGAATTGGCGGGGCGTGCCGCCGTCGTCGCCAAAGCCGCTGAGTTCGGCATCCACTTGGACAAACGCTCGCCTGAGGTCACCCACATCATCAACGAGATCAAACGCAAAGAACGAACAGGTTACGAATATGAAGGTGCCGACGCGTCGTTGGAGTTGCTCATCCGCAAGCACCTGGGCTTGCGCCGCAAGTTTTTTGAGTTGGTCAATTTCACCGTGCTCGTCACGCACCGCAACGGAGACATCACCGCAGAGGCGAAAGTCAAGGTGCGAGTGGGCGATGAGGAATTGGTGACGGCGGCGGAGGGAAACGGTCCTGTCCACGCTTTGGATCTGGCGTTGCGCAAAGCCTTGGAAAGCGTCTATCCCGAACTGAAAAGTGTGCGCTTAACCGATTACAAGGTGCGGGTCGTTAACAGCGATGCCGCGACCGGGGCACGGGTGCGAGTGCTCATTGAATCCCGCGACGAAACAGGGGCGTGGACAACGATCGGCGTTTCCCCGAACATCATTGAGGCAAGCCTGATCGCTTTGCTGGACAGTCTGGAGTATGGACTGTTGCGAAAACTGGGCGCTCCGGTTTTGTCTATGCCTGCGGCGACACCCGCATCCCAATAA
- the speH gene encoding S-adenosylmethionine decarboxylase proenzyme: protein MRMTQEVTMGRTNDEMESAMVAPALRRGVGKHLIAECWECNDRIFSATAVREALEEAVQASGATLLRLIVHTFEPYGVSAVAIVSESHLFIHTWPEMRYIAVDVFTCGDTFPERALEVIREHFEPRRLKVLELERGIWP from the coding sequence ATGCGCATGACGCAGGAGGTGACCATGGGGCGCACCAACGACGAGATGGAAAGCGCGATGGTCGCCCCCGCCCTGCGCCGGGGCGTGGGGAAACACTTGATCGCCGAGTGCTGGGAATGCAACGACCGCATCTTTTCCGCGACGGCAGTAAGGGAAGCCTTGGAGGAAGCAGTGCAAGCGAGCGGCGCGACGCTTCTTCGGCTCATCGTCCACACCTTTGAACCTTACGGCGTCAGCGCCGTCGCCATCGTCTCCGAAAGCCACCTGTTTATCCACACTTGGCCGGAGATGCGCTACATCGCTGTAGATGTGTTCACCTGCGGTGACACTTTTCCCGAGCGCGCGCTAGAGGTCATTCGGGAGCATTTTGAACCTCGGCGCCTCAAGGTGCTGGAGTTGGAACGCGGCATTTGGCCGTGA
- the fmt gene encoding Methionyl-tRNA formyltransferase, translated as MRVVFLGTPAFAVPSLKALVSAGHDIVLVVTQPDKPAGRGLALKPPPVKVAAQQLGLPVFQPEKLNTPDSLRVIAEQRPDVLVVVAYGKILREECLNIPPRGCINVHPSLLPKYRGPAPIQHALLNGDTVTGVTTMFMDAGMDTGDIILQREVPIAPDDTAGTLSAKLAQVAAELLVETLALVERGVAPRRPQNDDQASYAPMLPPDIAHLNFHEPAERLRNLIRALNPEPGAFAYFRGKRVKVWRAEALPDRTDAPCGTIVAVDKQRCLVATGDGLLAPTELQTEGRRALPVAEWIRGVQPKVGERFE; from the coding sequence ATGCGGGTTGTGTTCCTGGGCACACCTGCCTTCGCTGTCCCGTCTTTAAAGGCGCTCGTTAGTGCTGGTCACGACATTGTCCTTGTCGTCACGCAACCTGACAAACCGGCGGGGCGCGGGTTAGCCCTCAAACCGCCGCCAGTTAAGGTTGCCGCTCAGCAGTTGGGTTTGCCCGTGTTCCAGCCGGAAAAACTGAACACGCCTGACAGTTTGCGTGTGATCGCTGAGCAGCGCCCTGACGTGTTGGTCGTCGTCGCCTACGGCAAAATTTTGCGCGAAGAGTGCCTCAACATACCGCCTCGAGGGTGTATCAATGTCCATCCCAGCCTATTGCCCAAGTATCGCGGTCCTGCACCCATTCAGCACGCCCTACTCAACGGCGATACCGTTACGGGCGTGACGACGATGTTTATGGACGCCGGCATGGACACAGGCGACATCATTTTGCAGCGAGAAGTGCCCATCGCCCCTGACGACACGGCGGGCACCCTCAGCGCCAAACTGGCGCAAGTCGCCGCTGAGCTGTTAGTGGAAACGCTGGCGTTAGTGGAACGCGGCGTGGCGCCGCGCCGCCCCCAAAACGACGACCAAGCCAGTTACGCTCCCATGTTGCCGCCAGACATAGCCCACTTGAACTTTCACGAACCCGCTGAACGGTTACGCAATCTCATCCGCGCCTTAAACCCAGAGCCGGGCGCTTTCGCTTATTTTCGCGGCAAACGCGTCAAAGTGTGGCGGGCGGAAGCACTGCCTGACCGCACCGATGCGCCCTGCGGCACCATCGTGGCAGTGGACAAGCAGCGCTGCCTCGTCGCGACGGGCGACGGGCTGTTGGCGCCGACGGAATTGCAAACGGAAGGGCGCCGCGCGTTGCCGGTTGCTGAATGGATCCGAGGCGTTCAGCCCAAGGTCGGCGAACGCTTTGAATAA
- the rpe gene encoding Ribulose-phosphate 3-epimerase — translation MNPFQVFVDGAAQGNPGPAGIGVVVCDGSGQVVATRSRSVATATNNEAEYLAVLEGLRLALDNGAEEVVLLSDSELVVQQLLGNYQVRSESLRRLWDAARALMQQFRRCEVRHIPRDQNAHANRLAQEAASAAREAADAGRTVNLQSAVVEPHRANALSQGGRSSVKIAPSILSADFRRLGEVVRELQVAGADWVHFDVMDGHFVPNISFGLPVIESLRSETSLPFDVHLMVTAPERYLEAFVKAGANIVAVHAEATYHLHRAVARLKELGVKAGVALNPATPPELVRPILPLLDVVLVMTVDPGFAGQRFLPFVLDKVRTLRQWIDERGLPVEITVDGGVTVTTAPECVRQGATVLVSASGIFQSGLPLTEAVNALRRAALAAQRTLA, via the coding sequence ATGAACCCGTTTCAGGTGTTCGTCGATGGCGCGGCGCAAGGCAACCCTGGTCCAGCAGGTATCGGTGTCGTCGTTTGCGACGGCAGCGGGCAGGTGGTCGCAACGCGCAGCCGATCCGTCGCTACCGCCACCAACAATGAGGCGGAATATCTCGCGGTCTTGGAGGGGTTGCGGCTAGCCCTTGACAACGGCGCTGAAGAGGTCGTGTTGTTGAGCGATAGCGAATTGGTCGTGCAGCAGTTGCTCGGTAACTATCAAGTGCGCTCCGAATCGCTGCGGCGGCTATGGGACGCCGCACGGGCGTTGATGCAACAGTTTCGTCGGTGTGAGGTTCGGCACATTCCACGCGATCAGAACGCTCACGCCAACCGTTTAGCGCAGGAGGCTGCAAGCGCCGCTCGCGAGGCAGCTGACGCAGGTCGCACGGTCAACCTGCAGAGCGCCGTCGTGGAGCCACACCGAGCGAACGCCCTTTCGCAGGGCGGGCGCTCGTCCGTCAAAATCGCCCCGTCCATTTTGTCCGCCGACTTTCGGCGTTTGGGGGAGGTCGTTCGGGAGTTGCAAGTGGCAGGGGCAGATTGGGTGCATTTTGATGTCATGGACGGGCATTTTGTGCCCAACATCAGTTTCGGGCTGCCCGTTATAGAGTCCCTGCGGTCGGAAACTTCCCTGCCTTTTGATGTGCACCTGATGGTCACAGCGCCTGAACGCTATCTGGAAGCGTTTGTGAAAGCCGGTGCAAACATTGTGGCAGTGCACGCCGAAGCGACTTATCACTTGCACCGTGCGGTCGCACGGCTCAAAGAACTGGGAGTCAAAGCGGGCGTGGCGCTCAACCCCGCCACACCGCCCGAATTGGTGCGCCCTATCTTGCCCTTGTTGGATGTCGTGCTTGTGATGACGGTGGATCCGGGTTTTGCGGGGCAACGGTTCTTGCCTTTTGTCCTAGACAAAGTGCGCACTTTGCGCCAATGGATTGATGAGCGGGGGCTACCCGTTGAAATCACCGTGGACGGTGGCGTCACAGTGACGACCGCACCAGAATGCGTCCGTCAAGGTGCGACGGTGTTGGTGAGTGCTTCTGGCATTTTCCAAAGCGGATTGCCGCTCACCGAAGCCGTCAATGCGTTGCGCCGCGCCGCTTTAGCCGCACAACGGACACTGGCGTGA
- the def gene encoding Peptide deformylase, giving the protein MAVRKIIILGNPILRQRAQPVRHITKADRRLIDDLLETMEAHEGVGLAAPQVGVPHRIFVARWEGETFALINPEIEWRSPETVAGMEGCLSIPGVQGKVNRHRQIRVRGLNPQGKPVVVEPEGWLARIFQHEIDHLDGVLILDRTDELYWVVEEETDDGQEQTRLVPTTKAAIVAAFTKRRKATKV; this is encoded by the coding sequence ATGGCAGTGCGCAAGATCATCATATTGGGCAACCCCATTTTGCGCCAACGCGCCCAGCCGGTGCGTCACATCACGAAAGCCGACCGACGCTTGATTGACGATTTGCTGGAGACGATGGAAGCCCACGAAGGTGTGGGACTGGCAGCGCCGCAAGTGGGCGTGCCCCACCGCATCTTTGTCGCCCGTTGGGAAGGCGAGACCTTTGCCTTGATCAACCCCGAAATTGAGTGGCGAAGTCCCGAGACCGTGGCGGGTATGGAAGGGTGCCTGTCCATCCCCGGCGTGCAAGGCAAAGTCAACCGGCACAGACAAATCCGCGTGCGTGGGCTAAATCCGCAAGGCAAGCCCGTCGTCGTGGAGCCGGAAGGATGGCTCGCCCGCATCTTCCAGCACGAAATAGACCACCTTGACGGTGTGCTTATCCTTGACCGCACCGATGAACTTTACTGGGTCGTTGAAGAAGAAACGGACGACGGTCAAGAGCAAACGCGGCTCGTCCCGACGACGAAAGCGGCGATCGTCGCAGCGTTTACGAAGCGCCGCAAGGCGACAAAGGTCTAA
- the ftsE gene encoding Cell division ATP-binding protein FtsE has translation MVVLRDVTVYYGNGVPALQRVSLTVEKGEFVFLVGPTGAGKSTLLKLLTREVVPSEGQVFVAGHDVRRLKPSRVPYLRRLIGTVFQDILLLSDRTVWENVAFALRVTGASSSTVQRQVPKVLEMVGMLHKARALPRELSGGEKQKVALARALAIQPLLLLADEPTGNLDPTSAQEIVDLLFRVNRQGTTVIMATHDQTIVNAYRKRVVELHGGRLVRDEVRGVFRRELA, from the coding sequence ATGGTCGTTTTGCGGGATGTCACGGTCTATTACGGCAACGGGGTCCCGGCGCTGCAGCGCGTCAGCCTAACCGTAGAAAAAGGCGAGTTCGTCTTTTTGGTCGGACCGACGGGAGCGGGTAAGAGCACACTGCTCAAATTGCTGACGCGCGAAGTAGTGCCTTCGGAAGGGCAGGTCTTCGTCGCCGGGCACGATGTGCGGCGTTTGAAACCTTCCCGAGTGCCTTACCTGCGCCGCTTAATCGGGACGGTGTTCCAAGACATTTTGCTGCTGTCAGACCGGACGGTGTGGGAAAATGTGGCGTTTGCGTTGCGGGTCACGGGTGCATCGTCGTCGACCGTGCAGCGGCAAGTGCCCAAAGTGCTGGAAATGGTCGGCATGCTCCACAAAGCCCGGGCGTTGCCCCGCGAGTTATCCGGAGGCGAGAAGCAAAAGGTCGCGCTGGCGCGGGCGCTGGCTATCCAGCCCCTACTGCTGTTAGCGGATGAACCGACGGGCAATTTGGACCCGACCTCGGCTCAGGAAATCGTTGACTTGCTGTTTCGCGTCAACCGTCAAGGGACGACCGTGATAATGGCAACCCACGACCAAACGATCGTGAACGCCTACCGCAAACGCGTCGTAGAGTTGCATGGGGGGCGACTGGTGCGCGACGAAGTGCGTGGGGTGTTTCGGCGTGAACTGGCTTAG
- the ftsX gene encoding Cell division protein FtsX: MGGDWCATKCVGCFGVNWLSLFAFFLTEAWINLRRHGIATFATVMTVAQVVGIWGAFTLLSAGAQRWFLWEGAKLERLCVFLKPTVDEPTALRVKAEIQRMPQVASVQFIHRDEGLQRLQKMFGNSVPLSDLVGHNPLPHALEVTCRSPHSVARCAAIIRRMPAVDEIAYPAAAVRRFLRILRGIRVGANALSLLLAIAAFALIYNAVRLSLYGRRNDIRIMQLVGATVWTVRGPLIMEGALYGALGSVVALGVLAGLRWLGLQSLDIGYLRGALETIQINAQFVRQAVGLGVALGTASATVAAVQLVKPQ, translated from the coding sequence ATGGGGGGCGACTGGTGCGCGACGAAGTGCGTGGGGTGTTTCGGCGTGAACTGGCTTAGCCTGTTCGCTTTTTTCCTGACCGAGGCGTGGATAAATCTCCGCCGGCACGGTATCGCCACCTTCGCCACAGTGATGACGGTCGCTCAGGTCGTCGGTATTTGGGGCGCTTTCACTCTGTTGAGCGCGGGAGCCCAACGGTGGTTTTTGTGGGAGGGGGCAAAGCTGGAACGCCTTTGCGTGTTCCTCAAGCCGACCGTAGATGAACCGACGGCATTGAGGGTGAAAGCGGAAATTCAACGCATGCCCCAAGTCGCCAGCGTTCAGTTCATTCACCGCGATGAGGGGTTACAGCGGCTCCAAAAAATGTTCGGCAACTCCGTGCCCTTGAGCGACTTGGTGGGGCACAACCCGTTGCCTCACGCCCTGGAAGTCACTTGCCGCTCGCCTCACAGCGTGGCGCGATGCGCTGCGATCATTCGGCGTATGCCCGCAGTGGACGAAATCGCTTACCCCGCAGCCGCTGTCCGGCGGTTTCTGCGGATATTGCGCGGCATCCGCGTGGGAGCAAACGCCCTCTCGCTCCTGCTGGCAATCGCCGCCTTCGCCTTGATTTACAACGCGGTGCGACTCAGCCTCTACGGACGGCGCAACGACATTCGCATCATGCAACTGGTCGGGGCGACGGTGTGGACGGTGCGGGGACCGTTGATCATGGAAGGGGCACTTTACGGTGCCCTCGGTAGCGTCGTCGCGCTGGGTGTGCTCGCCGGCTTGCGGTGGTTGGGGTTGCAATCGTTGGACATCGGCTATTTGCGCGGCGCTTTGGAAACGATACAAATCAACGCCCAATTCGTCCGCCAAGCGGTAGGGTTGGGTGTCGCGTTAGGCACGGCTAGCGCCACCGTCGCCGCTGTGCAATTGGTTAAACCGCAGTGA
- the garR gene encoding 2-hydroxy-3-oxopropionate reductase — MAQRATPGVTRIGWIGTGVMGRWMCWHVLRSGYSVTLYNRTKEKAQPLLDEGARWADSPQEVAERSDIVFTMVGFPSDVREVYFSPKGILAGTRAGMILVDMTTTEPSLAKEIYEAAKAKGATALDAPVSGGDVGAREARLSIMVGGDRDAFEAVLPLFEVMGKNIVYQGGAGAGQHTKMCNQIVIAGTMIGVCEALLYGYKAGLDLETVLQSISKGAAACWTLDNLAPRILRRNFDPGFFVEHFVKDMEIALKEAAAMNLCLPGLALVHQLYVALKANGHGKKGTHALMLALEQLSNTTVAPMTPPHSEQPL, encoded by the coding sequence GTGGCGCAGAGAGCGACGCCAGGTGTGACACGCATCGGATGGATTGGCACGGGGGTCATGGGACGGTGGATGTGTTGGCATGTGCTCCGCAGCGGTTACTCCGTCACCCTTTACAACCGCACCAAAGAAAAAGCCCAACCGTTGCTGGACGAAGGTGCCCGCTGGGCTGACTCACCGCAGGAAGTCGCAGAACGCTCCGATATCGTTTTCACGATGGTCGGCTTTCCGTCCGATGTGCGCGAGGTTTACTTCAGCCCAAAGGGCATTTTGGCGGGGACGCGAGCGGGCATGATTTTGGTGGATATGACGACGACCGAACCGTCGCTGGCAAAAGAAATTTACGAAGCCGCCAAAGCCAAAGGGGCAACCGCCTTGGACGCCCCAGTTTCAGGCGGCGATGTCGGTGCCCGTGAAGCCCGTCTGTCCATCATGGTCGGCGGCGACCGTGACGCTTTTGAAGCCGTTTTGCCGCTCTTTGAGGTGATGGGCAAGAACATCGTCTATCAGGGTGGCGCTGGCGCCGGACAGCACACGAAAATGTGCAATCAAATCGTCATCGCCGGGACGATGATCGGTGTCTGTGAGGCGCTCCTTTACGGCTACAAAGCGGGGCTGGACTTGGAAACGGTGCTCCAGTCTATCAGCAAAGGGGCGGCGGCGTGTTGGACGCTGGACAATCTCGCGCCCCGCATCCTGCGGCGCAATTTTGACCCCGGCTTTTTCGTGGAGCACTTCGTCAAAGACATGGAAATCGCCCTCAAAGAAGCGGCGGCGATGAACTTGTGCCTGCCGGGGCTGGCGCTGGTGCACCAACTCTATGTCGCCTTAAAAGCCAACGGGCACGGCAAAAAGGGCACACATGCCCTGATGCTGGCATTGGAGCAATTGTCCAACACGACCGTAGCACCGATGACGCCGCCGCACAGCGAACAGCCCCTTTAG
- the coaD gene encoding Phosphopantetheine adenylyltransferase — protein sequence MVRAVYPGTFDPVTNGHLDVVERSARIFDELIVAVTTNPAKTPWFTVEERVEMLRMCCRHLSNVRVEAFDGLLVRFVRAQGAQVIVKGLRAVSDFDYEFQMAAMNHHLAPDIETLFLMTSLPFAYLSSSIVKEIALLGGDLKGLVPDFVAERLLHKAVERRR from the coding sequence ATGGTAAGGGCGGTTTATCCGGGCACTTTCGACCCTGTCACAAACGGGCACTTGGATGTCGTAGAACGGAGCGCCCGCATTTTTGACGAACTTATCGTCGCCGTCACGACGAACCCCGCCAAGACGCCGTGGTTCACCGTAGAGGAACGCGTGGAGATGTTGCGGATGTGTTGTCGGCATCTGTCCAATGTGCGCGTGGAAGCCTTTGACGGCTTGCTCGTCCGATTCGTCCGCGCGCAAGGGGCGCAGGTGATCGTCAAGGGATTGCGAGCCGTGTCAGACTTTGACTACGAGTTTCAGATGGCAGCGATGAACCACCATTTAGCGCCTGACATTGAGACCCTTTTCTTGATGACCAGCCTGCCGTTCGCTTACCTGAGTTCCAGCATCGTCAAAGAAATTGCCCTGTTGGGTGGCGATTTGAAAGGCTTGGTGCCTGACTTTGTGGCGGAGCGGTTGCTCCACAAGGCAGTGGAAAGGAGGCGGTGA
- the rsmD gene encoding Ribosomal RNA small subunit methyltransferase D: MRVIAGSRKGMTLKSLPSGRVRPTSDRVRTVLFNMLGNLVVDSRFLDLCAGTGAVGIEALSRGAAWATFVELSPRCAEIIRANLVTTRLHDRARVICGDARRKLAQLNAMGERFDIVFIDPPYGGDLASHLLTWLSEHPDFLQGPQLVVVQQLAREELPPQTGALYRFEQRQVGEHVLRFYSPKGQWGEGRW, translated from the coding sequence ATGCGGGTCATCGCCGGCAGCCGCAAAGGCATGACGCTCAAAAGTTTGCCAAGTGGACGGGTGCGTCCGACTTCCGACCGGGTGCGCACCGTTTTATTCAACATGTTGGGCAACTTGGTCGTAGATAGCCGCTTTCTGGACCTGTGCGCGGGAACAGGCGCTGTCGGTATTGAAGCCTTGAGCCGCGGTGCGGCGTGGGCGACTTTCGTGGAGTTGTCGCCTCGGTGTGCGGAAATTATTCGCGCCAATCTCGTCACGACACGCCTGCACGATCGGGCAAGGGTCATTTGCGGTGATGCCCGCCGCAAGTTAGCCCAATTGAACGCAATGGGTGAACGGTTTGACATCGTCTTCATAGACCCGCCTTACGGGGGCGATTTGGCATCGCACCTGTTGACTTGGTTGAGCGAGCACCCCGATTTCCTGCAAGGACCGCAATTGGTGGTCGTGCAACAATTGGCGCGCGAGGAACTGCCGCCGCAGACGGGCGCCTTGTATCGTTTTGAGCAGCGGCAGGTCGGCGAACATGTCTTGCGGTTTTACTCGCCCAAGGGGCAATGGGGGGAAGGACGATGGTAA
- the speB gene encoding Agmatinase, giving the protein MRFLEAGDVATAQVVIIGAPFEGASSYRKGSALGPLAIRRASQSIESFSAVFRTDLRDVALGDAGDMALSDRVEDALAQIADAVETHLQAGRRTVLLGGDHSVTIGAVAGVRRLFPDIQVVVLDAHSDWRDSYDGSRYSHACTVRRLWEMTDGRVWVVGARSFVGNEDWSRYVGLEEVLQKLDPHRPTYLSVDLDAFDPSLCPGVGNPEPGGLRYEQAIALLCGLRAVSVIGVDVVELHPPYDPSETTAITAAKLVQESILAFWAPR; this is encoded by the coding sequence ATGCGGTTTTTAGAAGCCGGCGATGTCGCCACCGCACAAGTGGTCATTATCGGCGCACCCTTTGAGGGAGCGTCCAGTTATCGCAAGGGGAGCGCGCTCGGTCCGCTCGCTATCCGCCGAGCGTCGCAAAGCATTGAGAGTTTCAGCGCTGTTTTTCGCACTGACCTGCGGGATGTGGCGTTGGGTGACGCTGGCGATATGGCGCTCAGCGACCGTGTAGAAGATGCCCTCGCCCAGATCGCTGACGCGGTAGAAACTCACCTGCAAGCGGGGCGCCGCACCGTTTTGTTGGGCGGCGACCACAGCGTTACCATCGGCGCCGTTGCCGGTGTGCGGCGTCTGTTTCCGGACATTCAAGTGGTGGTCTTGGACGCCCATTCCGACTGGCGGGACAGTTACGACGGCAGCCGCTATTCGCACGCCTGCACGGTGCGGCGCCTCTGGGAGATGACCGACGGGCGCGTGTGGGTCGTCGGGGCACGATCGTTTGTCGGCAACGAAGACTGGAGCCGGTATGTCGGTCTCGAGGAGGTGCTGCAAAAGTTAGACCCGCACCGTCCCACTTACTTGAGCGTTGACTTGGACGCCTTTGACCCCAGCCTGTGCCCCGGCGTGGGCAACCCGGAGCCGGGCGGGTTGCGCTACGAGCAAGCCATCGCGTTGTTGTGCGGGCTGCGAGCGGTGTCGGTCATCGGGGTAGATGTTGTTGAACTGCACCCGCCTTACGACCCCTCTGAAACCACCGCAATCACCGCCGCCAAGTTGGTGCAGGAGAGCATTTTGGCTTTTTGGGCGCCACGATAA